In Pseudomonas asiatica, the following are encoded in one genomic region:
- the flgJ gene encoding flagellar assembly peptidoglycan hydrolase FlgJ, which translates to MNSKSLVSGSADSGAYTDLNRLSSLKHGDRDSDANVRKVAQEFESLFISEMLKASRKASDVLADDNPMNTETVKQYRDMYDQQLAVSMSREGGGIGLQDVLVRQLSKNKGTPANTSPFPRIEGNAPTLWGNKVAEPMHAAQSTATRNDVAALNSRRLALPSKLTDRLMAGIVPSAASTNTAAVPARDGQQVAKAFAVPDNGLRILGRAVAQPPLAPKKAFADCDEFVATMLPMAEQAAKRIGIDPRYLVAQAALETGWGKSVMRNTDGSSSHNLFGIKATGNWEGGEARAITSEFRDGQFVKETAAFRSYDSYQDSFHDLVSLLQNNSRYQDAVKAADKPEQFVQELQKAGYATDPNYASKISQIARQMKSYEHYAMLGTATKL; encoded by the coding sequence ATGAACAGCAAAAGCCTGGTTTCCGGCAGCGCCGACAGCGGCGCCTACACCGACCTCAACCGCCTGAGCTCGCTCAAGCATGGCGATCGCGACAGCGACGCCAACGTGCGCAAGGTGGCCCAGGAGTTCGAGTCGCTGTTCATCAGCGAAATGCTCAAGGCCTCGCGCAAGGCCAGCGACGTGCTGGCCGACGACAACCCGATGAACACCGAAACGGTGAAGCAGTACCGCGACATGTACGACCAGCAACTGGCCGTGAGCATGTCTCGCGAAGGCGGCGGTATCGGGCTGCAGGACGTACTGGTGCGCCAGCTGTCGAAGAACAAGGGCACGCCGGCCAACACCAGCCCGTTTCCGCGCATCGAGGGCAATGCCCCGACGCTGTGGGGCAACAAGGTGGCCGAGCCCATGCATGCCGCCCAGTCGACCGCCACCCGCAACGACGTCGCCGCGCTCAATTCGCGACGCCTGGCGCTGCCGAGCAAGCTCACCGACCGCCTGATGGCCGGCATCGTGCCGTCGGCGGCCAGCACCAATACCGCAGCCGTGCCGGCCCGTGACGGCCAGCAAGTGGCCAAGGCCTTCGCCGTGCCGGACAACGGCCTGCGCATCCTCGGGCGCGCCGTGGCCCAGCCACCGCTGGCACCGAAAAAGGCCTTTGCCGACTGCGACGAGTTCGTCGCCACCATGCTGCCGATGGCCGAGCAGGCGGCCAAGCGCATCGGTATCGACCCACGCTACCTGGTGGCGCAGGCCGCCCTGGAAACCGGCTGGGGCAAATCGGTCATGCGCAACACCGATGGCAGCAGCAGCCACAACCTGTTCGGCATCAAGGCAACCGGCAACTGGGAAGGTGGCGAGGCGCGGGCGATCACCAGCGAGTTCCGCGATGGCCAGTTCGTCAAGGAGACGGCGGCGTTCCGCTCCTACGATTCCTACCAGGACAGCTTCCACGACCTGGTCAGCCTGCTGCAGAACAATTCGCGCTATCAAGATGCGGTGAAGGCCGCCGATAAACCAGAGCAGTTCGTGCAAGAGTTGCAAAAGGCCGGGTACGCCACCGACCCGAATTACGCCAGCAAGATCTCGCAGATCGCAAGACAGATGAAGTCGTACGAGCACTACGCAATGCTCGGTACCGCAACGAAACTTTAA
- a CDS encoding glycosyltransferase gives MVDIASGSRSDVTVVLLGHNQAAHRERALHYYRQAGIACLALEALETHSPGALCSARLSQALQQVATPLVNMALDADFVQAPALDSAAECLSANPLALGAQGYALGYVPGNGQVAYYKLGHPFPALEGEGASARIRSHALANQPAWRAVVRVERLRSVLADLPEDLDFASWRVALSLALLADGAIIQLDQTDVLCELAPRTLSLTAREEQLVRTVRLLRAWDAERHGVCAGDAGFVVLNRLVRGSYDAGEPTLLFTSRWTSVIGDPDRQFEPRQYMEMPYYQKGLFQRLAQFEFLCHGWPTGREHRHALEGTWVRQRELLEVHPNDTKESLQQRYWQALALGLFSREVCERLLATLEVEVHAEKVRELSAWLERLDSIPGQDVPGWLATTGSGRLLQVLADATPGSEVRQRVLAQLAKRPGPQIGFVVADLKDDDLALQATFDSLLATGLRNFKLVVLKAGKPPAITTARDTLHFVQVEPGNWVSHLNQALRQLPSEWMMLLQAGDILAGGGLLRLQLELGESPACDAICADEIQRDEEGRLLGIMRPGSDLDLLRSQPALMSRHWLLRRQAVLDLGGFDSRFGHALEYDLLLRLVEERGVGGMAHMDEYLVIGGQAPEPMRSEALDILDRHLKRLGYRGQVSDQGAAGLTIDFRHNSTPLVSILMVHEGDRSALERSLSSLFQRTRYPRYEIVLACTQDQHGLLSDALRSFAGRLRLIVTEVGENLFNQAARHARGEYLVLLSERCQVISPAWIEAMLNQAQRPEVGVVGARLVGADGSLAHAGYDLLAGPRLHAPWTGLPGEHASQDHWSCVVRGCPAVSGDCLMVRTGVFEHCDGLQGGMAADVDLCLAATAAGSLVVWTPQAQLMIDGAVAPAPEAVQGLLAKWPSAFTREVAVDGRWAGAEAGWLTPFK, from the coding sequence ATGGTCGATATCGCAAGCGGATCGCGCAGTGACGTTACGGTAGTGTTGCTGGGGCATAATCAGGCCGCTCATCGTGAGCGAGCGTTGCACTACTACCGTCAGGCGGGCATTGCCTGCCTGGCTCTGGAGGCCCTTGAGACCCATAGTCCGGGCGCTCTGTGCAGCGCACGCCTGAGTCAGGCGCTGCAGCAGGTTGCCACGCCGCTGGTCAATATGGCCCTGGATGCTGACTTCGTGCAGGCACCGGCACTGGACAGCGCTGCTGAATGCCTGAGCGCCAATCCGCTGGCGCTCGGTGCCCAAGGCTATGCCTTGGGGTACGTTCCGGGTAATGGTCAGGTGGCCTACTACAAGTTGGGCCACCCTTTTCCGGCGCTGGAGGGAGAGGGGGCCTCGGCGCGCATTCGGTCGCATGCGTTGGCGAACCAGCCGGCCTGGCGCGCCGTGGTCAGGGTCGAGAGGCTGCGTTCGGTGCTGGCCGACTTGCCGGAGGATCTGGATTTCGCCAGTTGGCGGGTTGCGCTGTCGTTGGCGTTGCTGGCCGACGGGGCCATCATCCAGCTCGACCAGACCGACGTCCTCTGTGAATTGGCGCCGCGCACTTTGTCGCTGACAGCCCGGGAAGAGCAACTGGTGCGGACTGTGCGTCTGTTGCGCGCGTGGGACGCCGAACGCCATGGTGTATGCGCCGGCGACGCGGGCTTTGTCGTGCTCAACCGCTTGGTGCGTGGCAGCTACGATGCAGGCGAGCCGACGTTGCTGTTCACCTCGCGCTGGACCAGTGTGATCGGCGACCCGGACCGCCAGTTCGAACCCCGGCAGTACATGGAAATGCCTTACTACCAAAAGGGCCTGTTCCAGCGCCTGGCGCAGTTTGAATTTCTTTGCCACGGCTGGCCAACCGGACGGGAGCATCGTCATGCACTGGAAGGCACCTGGGTGCGTCAGCGTGAACTGCTCGAAGTGCACCCCAACGACACCAAAGAGAGCCTGCAGCAGCGTTATTGGCAGGCCTTGGCATTGGGCTTGTTCAGCCGCGAGGTCTGCGAGCGTCTGCTGGCAACCCTGGAGGTCGAAGTGCACGCGGAAAAAGTCCGCGAATTGAGTGCCTGGCTTGAGCGCCTCGACAGCATTCCGGGTCAGGATGTGCCCGGGTGGCTGGCAACTACCGGCTCGGGCCGGCTGTTGCAGGTGTTGGCGGATGCAACGCCAGGGTCTGAGGTGCGTCAACGCGTGCTTGCGCAACTGGCCAAGCGGCCCGGCCCGCAAATCGGTTTCGTGGTCGCGGACTTGAAGGACGATGACCTTGCCCTGCAGGCGACCTTCGACAGCCTGCTGGCTACCGGGCTGCGCAATTTCAAGCTGGTAGTCCTCAAGGCCGGGAAACCACCGGCTATCACGACGGCGCGGGACACCTTGCATTTTGTCCAGGTGGAACCGGGTAACTGGGTTTCACACCTGAATCAGGCGCTGCGCCAGTTGCCGAGTGAATGGATGATGTTGCTGCAGGCAGGAGACATCCTTGCCGGTGGTGGCCTGCTGCGTCTGCAGTTGGAGCTGGGTGAGTCTCCGGCCTGCGATGCCATTTGTGCCGACGAGATACAACGCGATGAAGAGGGGCGTTTGCTGGGGATCATGCGCCCCGGTAGCGATCTCGACCTGTTGCGTAGCCAGCCGGCCCTGATGTCGCGTCACTGGTTGCTTCGCCGCCAGGCTGTGCTTGACCTGGGTGGCTTCGATAGCCGTTTTGGCCACGCGCTCGAATACGATCTGTTGCTGCGTCTTGTGGAAGAGCGCGGGGTCGGCGGCATGGCGCACATGGATGAGTATCTGGTGATCGGAGGACAGGCGCCGGAGCCGATGCGTTCCGAAGCGCTGGACATTCTCGACCGCCACCTGAAGCGACTGGGCTATCGGGGGCAGGTCAGCGATCAGGGTGCTGCCGGGTTGACCATCGATTTCCGGCACAACTCGACGCCGCTGGTCAGCATCCTGATGGTTCATGAGGGCGACCGCTCTGCGCTTGAGCGCAGCCTGAGCAGTCTGTTCCAGCGTACTCGCTACCCTCGCTACGAGATCGTGCTGGCCTGTACCCAGGATCAACATGGCCTGCTGTCCGACGCGCTTCGATCGTTCGCCGGCCGTCTGCGTCTGATCGTGACCGAGGTGGGAGAGAACCTGTTCAATCAGGCTGCACGACATGCGCGCGGTGAATACCTGGTGTTGCTGAGCGAACGTTGCCAGGTGATCTCCCCGGCCTGGATCGAGGCGATGCTCAACCAGGCACAACGGCCGGAGGTTGGGGTGGTCGGCGCGCGCCTGGTTGGCGCCGATGGCAGTCTCGCGCATGCCGGTTACGATTTGCTTGCAGGGCCGCGGTTGCATGCGCCCTGGACCGGCCTGCCCGGGGAGCACGCCAGCCAGGATCACTGGTCTTGCGTTGTGCGCGGTTGCCCAGCTGTGTCGGGGGATTGCTTGATGGTACGTACCGGCGTGTTCGAGCACTGCGACG
- the flgK gene encoding flagellar hook-associated protein FlgK, producing the protein MASLINIGMSGLGAAQSGMYTLGNNIANADVESYSRQQNVQKTKGGQQVGQVFIGSGTTLADVRRVYNAFLENQLRSTTSLSSDATSYLNQITPLDTALSSSDTGITAALKSFFSAMQDAAAKPSEDASRQLLLTSAQSLAKRFNTLSAQLNQQNSDINANMASIADKVNALTQSIADLNGQISKMTAVNGQPNDLLDQRDGAVRELSALIGADVVEQKNGNYDIYLKNGQALVLGNTTQTIGVQPSATDPTRMSLILNRGSTKMDITSTTTGGELGGLIRYRKDTLDPALNELGRVALVVADAINSQLAQGIDKNGDFGATLFGDINSAAAISQRSVAKTGNSAGSGNLDVTIKDTGKLSTSDYQVTFTSATGYSVRKLPEGTDMGSFDLTDTPPPVIDGFTLSLNGGGLSAGDSFKITPTRNAAAGIDTVLTDPKRLALASPLTATSGSGNKGTGVITQPTLTSEMDIYDAAQRSQLQTGLKYSTPVKLVFGDDTSSPQAYKMYDAKGTEIGSGTIVPGQENKLQLSVPMVDGSGNSLGGNFTFEMSVSGAPKNGDSYTVALSGAGSADNRNALSVIDLQTKSTVEVGANGKGISFTDAYAKLVSNVGGKAGQAQMDSDATTALHASAVESRNGLSGVSIDEETGNLVKFQQYYTASSQIIKAAQETFATLINSL; encoded by the coding sequence ATGGCGAGTCTGATCAACATTGGTATGTCGGGGCTTGGCGCCGCGCAATCGGGGATGTACACCCTCGGTAACAACATCGCCAACGCCGATGTCGAAAGCTACTCGCGCCAGCAGAACGTGCAGAAGACCAAGGGCGGGCAACAAGTCGGCCAGGTGTTCATCGGCAGCGGTACTACCCTGGCGGATGTGCGCCGGGTCTATAACGCGTTCCTCGAGAACCAGCTGCGCAGCACCACCTCGCTGAGCAGCGATGCCACCTCGTACCTGAACCAGATCACGCCGCTGGATACCGCCCTGTCGAGCAGCGACACCGGTATCACCGCTGCACTGAAAAGCTTCTTCAGCGCCATGCAGGATGCTGCGGCCAAGCCGAGCGAGGACGCCTCGCGCCAACTGCTGCTGACCAGCGCGCAGTCCCTGGCCAAGCGCTTCAATACCCTGTCGGCGCAGCTCAACCAGCAGAACAGCGACATCAATGCCAACATGGCGTCGATCGCTGACAAGGTCAACGCCCTGACCCAGTCGATTGCCGACCTCAACGGCCAGATCTCCAAGATGACGGCCGTCAATGGCCAGCCCAATGACCTGCTCGACCAGCGCGACGGCGCGGTGCGCGAGTTGTCGGCGCTGATCGGTGCCGACGTTGTGGAGCAGAAGAACGGCAACTACGACATCTACCTGAAGAACGGCCAGGCCCTGGTGCTGGGCAACACCACCCAGACCATCGGCGTGCAGCCGAGCGCCACCGACCCGACCCGCATGAGCCTGATCCTCAATCGCGGCTCGACCAAGATGGACATCACCAGCACCACTACCGGTGGTGAACTTGGCGGCCTGATCCGCTACCGCAAGGATACCCTCGACCCGGCGCTCAACGAGCTCGGTCGCGTGGCCCTGGTAGTAGCCGATGCGATCAACAGCCAGCTGGCCCAGGGCATCGACAAGAACGGTGACTTCGGTGCCACCCTGTTCGGCGATATCAACAGCGCCGCTGCCATCAGCCAGCGCAGTGTCGCCAAGACCGGCAACAGCGCCGGCTCCGGCAACCTCGATGTGACCATCAAGGACACCGGCAAGCTGAGCACCAGCGATTACCAGGTGACCTTCACCAGCGCCACTGGCTACAGCGTGCGCAAGTTGCCGGAAGGCACCGACATGGGCAGTTTCGACCTTACCGACACGCCGCCTCCGGTGATCGACGGGTTCACCCTGTCGCTCAATGGTGGCGGCCTGAGTGCTGGCGACAGCTTCAAGATCACCCCGACCCGCAATGCCGCCGCAGGCATCGACACTGTCCTGACCGACCCGAAGCGCCTGGCCTTGGCTTCGCCGCTGACCGCCACCAGTGGATCGGGCAACAAAGGTACCGGCGTCATCACCCAGCCGACGCTGACCTCGGAAATGGACATCTACGATGCCGCCCAGCGTTCGCAATTGCAGACTGGACTGAAGTATTCGACCCCGGTCAAGCTGGTGTTCGGCGATGACACCAGTTCGCCCCAGGCCTACAAGATGTACGACGCCAAGGGCACCGAAATCGGCAGTGGCACCATCGTGCCGGGGCAGGAGAACAAGTTGCAGCTGTCGGTGCCGATGGTCGATGGCAGCGGCAATTCGCTGGGTGGCAATTTCACCTTCGAGATGAGCGTTTCCGGCGCGCCGAAGAACGGCGACAGCTATACCGTGGCGCTGAGCGGCGCAGGTTCGGCGGACAACCGCAACGCCTTGTCGGTGATCGACCTGCAGACCAAGTCCACGGTCGAGGTTGGCGCCAACGGCAAGGGCATCAGCTTCACCGATGCCTACGCCAAGCTGGTCTCCAATGTTGGCGGCAAGGCCGGCCAGGCGCAGATGGACAGCGATGCCACCACTGCCCTGCATGCCTCGGCAGTGGAAAGCCGCAACGGCCTGTCGGGTGTGTCGATCGATGAAGAGACCGGCAACCTGGTCAAGTTCCAGCAGTACTACACCGCGTCGTCGCAGATCATCAAGGCGGCCCAGGAAACCTTCGCCACCCTGATCAACAGTCTTTAA
- a CDS encoding flagellar hook-associated protein 3 — protein MSVRISTSQFYNTNQANYQSNFAKTVKSQQEASDGIRVRSAKDDPVGAARLLQLEQQQNMLKQYSGNIVNVRNALGTAESTLNSIGTILQRVNELAVSSGNGTFTDADRKANADELASLEDQLFSLMNSKDENGKYIFSGSKGDTPPYARNADGTYSYQGDQGKLNLQVGDMLSLAANETGYDAFEQALNTSRSQTSLTAPATDDGRVSLSNGQVSGNSLYNDRFRSGEPYTIEFLSSTEYKITDVDGNDVTLEASQGGKFDPNGDNTSISFRGVDLRLDITFKDGDKGNEDAAIAGHTFNLSSKADEVSGTRSPGNTSSEQVTGATITDQAAYKAAFPGGGAVLKFTGSSTFELYAAPVTADSRPVASGALGGPNGTTATAAGVSFELSGAPNAGDSFAVKVDTHQTQNILDTIGKLRTALTSPVDNDPVARQNFLAALDSAVGNIASATNQVSSSVSAIGGRGQALDVQSETNEALSTENTKTQSSIRESDPAEVMLRLQMQTNMLQASLQAYAKVASLSLVNYI, from the coding sequence GTGAGCGTACGCATCTCTACTTCGCAGTTCTACAACACCAACCAGGCCAACTACCAGAGCAACTTCGCCAAGACGGTGAAGAGCCAGCAGGAGGCAAGCGATGGCATTCGCGTGCGTTCGGCCAAGGATGACCCGGTGGGTGCGGCGCGTCTGCTGCAACTGGAACAACAGCAGAACATGCTGAAGCAGTACAGCGGCAACATCGTCAACGTACGTAACGCCCTGGGCACTGCCGAAAGCACCCTGAACTCCATCGGCACCATCCTGCAGCGGGTCAACGAGCTAGCGGTGAGCTCTGGCAACGGTACGTTCACCGATGCCGACCGCAAGGCCAACGCCGACGAACTGGCGTCGCTGGAAGACCAGCTGTTCTCGTTGATGAACAGCAAGGACGAGAACGGCAAGTACATCTTCTCTGGCTCCAAGGGCGATACCCCGCCTTACGCGCGCAATGCCGATGGCACCTACAGCTACCAGGGCGACCAGGGCAAGCTCAACCTGCAGGTGGGTGACATGCTCAGCCTGGCGGCCAATGAAACCGGCTACGACGCCTTCGAGCAGGCGCTCAACACCAGCCGTAGCCAGACCAGCCTGACCGCGCCGGCCACCGACGATGGCCGCGTCAGCCTGTCCAACGGCCAGGTCTCCGGCAACAGCCTGTACAACGATCGCTTCCGCAGTGGCGAGCCATACACCATCGAATTCCTCAGCAGCACCGAATACAAGATCACCGATGTCGACGGCAATGACGTCACGCTCGAGGCCAGCCAGGGCGGCAAGTTCGACCCCAATGGCGACAACACCAGCATCAGCTTCCGCGGTGTCGATCTGCGCCTGGACATCACCTTCAAGGACGGCGACAAGGGTAATGAAGATGCCGCTATCGCAGGGCATACGTTCAACCTGAGTTCCAAGGCCGATGAGGTTTCCGGCACCCGCAGCCCTGGCAATACCTCCTCCGAGCAGGTGACGGGCGCGACCATCACCGATCAGGCTGCCTACAAGGCCGCTTTCCCGGGCGGTGGCGCGGTGCTCAAGTTCACCGGCAGCAGCACCTTCGAGCTGTACGCCGCACCGGTCACTGCTGACAGCCGTCCGGTGGCATCGGGTGCGCTGGGCGGGCCGAACGGCACCACCGCTACCGCGGCAGGGGTCAGCTTCGAGCTGTCCGGCGCACCGAATGCCGGGGACTCGTTCGCGGTCAAGGTCGATACCCACCAGACCCAGAACATCCTCGACACCATCGGCAAGCTGCGTACCGCGCTGACCAGCCCGGTCGACAACGACCCAGTGGCACGGCAGAACTTCCTCGCCGCGCTGGATTCGGCCGTTGGCAACATCGCCAGCGCCACCAACCAGGTGTCGTCGTCGGTCAGTGCGATCGGTGGCCGTGGCCAGGCGCTGGATGTGCAGTCCGAAACCAACGAGGCGCTGAGCACCGAGAACACCAAGACCCAGAGCTCGATCCGCGAAAGCGACCCGGCTGAAGTGATGCTGCGCCTGCAGATGCAGACCAACATGCTGCAAGCTTCGCTGCAAGCCTATGCCAAGGTCGCCAGCTTGTCGTTGGTCAACTACATCTGA
- a CDS encoding glycosyltransferase, with translation MNQQTLVSIAIPAFNPEFFRATLLSALNQDYSTLEVLVCDDSRGLEIQRIVDEVVRETGKPVRYVRNPQTLGFARNVLACLEHAEGPLIKFLCDDDRLFPECVGLQAAVMEQHADVSMTICQRMLCAADDALLPPRMLNAVMCPEDAVVKGSDLLEALETNAPNLFGGLSHALMRRDLVAEFLPALVQEGSGFAARLDMALYICLMRRGNLGHLSRFLSMERLHPARLSHQAGMTLAFPIETDWIKAMLAARASEAAPASGWVRYLSLERYQGEQGAPWDEYELNRLYGAQQARQAQQVGTDCLSFEEVYAQWLECRDLSAAQLKALPKRFEQWPRQPRIVPVIWAEAGEELALRATLDSLAAQSWSAAGCWLLAPAALELVGHPVAVERMLVQGNGLAQLQARLARADDADWILLLRAGDRLVPHALAIMGERMALRERACIYVDEGSHDGLRPTTPIFKPDFNLDLMRSLPYVGRVLAFNCAALREVGGFDPDFDTLAPHDLLWRLAERQGLQVIEHIDELLVHCQHDFGQWLHDPRCTQQAPRVVRAHLQRLGVDAEVVGAEGMSLCQVAYRHPEQALVSILVTLGEDLSAAMRCVESLFEHTRYGHFEVLLIASPDTPADLRQWLQAMQGLGSSQLRVIEVDSGSQLAQLNQASEAARGDYLLMLDSACAAFDRSWLEQLMAQAQRPEVGVAAPKLCTQSGEIFGAGLVLGLHGGVSSPFVGMPADSGGYMLRLNAVQNWSALSLDCLLVRRELFATLGGFDVQGLKGGLQDADLCLRIREQGYLAVWTPHAVLVRFASTRDVRTNSQRKVMDKDIFHERWLAKVARDPAYNRNLSLKMASFNLDAGQRSGWDPFISRVLPSVLALPINTSAVGHYRVAQPFTELERAGWIQGRLDYSTPEMIEIEREKPDVMILQCRYTVNSIDEMTRFKRLSNARRIYEIDDYIIEVPEKNAHARNIPANMRELVTQGIALCDRVVVSTQPLADALSSMHHDIRVVPNMLAAPLWAGLASERQTSARPRVGWAGGTSHRGDLELLLDVIKTLADEVDWVFFGMCPDALRPYVKEFHKGVPLALYPQKLASLNLDLALAPLEQNLFNDCKSNLRLLEYGACGFPVICTDTKAYDGYLPCTRVRNNTSEQWLDAIRMHLADPQASYRQGDALREAVLRDYVLMPQHLQQWANAWLAD, from the coding sequence GTGAATCAACAGACCCTCGTCAGCATCGCCATCCCAGCCTTCAACCCCGAGTTCTTCCGCGCCACTTTGCTCAGCGCGCTCAACCAGGATTACTCGACGCTGGAGGTGCTGGTCTGCGATGACAGCCGGGGCCTGGAGATCCAGCGTATCGTCGACGAGGTGGTGCGCGAGACCGGCAAGCCGGTGCGCTATGTGCGCAACCCACAGACCCTTGGGTTCGCCCGCAACGTGCTGGCGTGCCTGGAGCATGCTGAAGGGCCGCTGATCAAGTTCCTCTGTGACGACGACCGACTGTTCCCCGAATGTGTCGGCCTGCAGGCCGCGGTCATGGAACAGCATGCCGATGTCAGCATGACCATCTGCCAGCGCATGCTGTGCGCGGCCGACGATGCCTTGCTACCGCCGCGCATGCTCAATGCGGTGATGTGCCCGGAGGATGCGGTAGTCAAGGGCAGCGACTTGCTGGAAGCGTTGGAGACGAACGCCCCCAACCTGTTCGGCGGCCTCAGCCATGCACTGATGCGCCGTGACCTGGTGGCCGAGTTCCTGCCGGCGTTGGTGCAGGAGGGCAGCGGGTTCGCCGCGCGCCTGGACATGGCGCTGTACATTTGCCTCATGCGCCGAGGCAATCTGGGGCACCTGTCACGCTTTCTCAGCATGGAGCGCCTGCACCCTGCGCGCCTGAGTCACCAGGCAGGCATGACCTTGGCCTTCCCCATCGAGACCGACTGGATAAAGGCAATGCTGGCCGCGCGGGCAAGCGAGGCCGCTCCGGCCAGTGGCTGGGTGCGCTATCTGTCGCTGGAGCGATACCAGGGCGAGCAGGGCGCGCCGTGGGACGAGTACGAACTCAACCGCCTGTACGGGGCTCAGCAGGCCCGCCAGGCGCAGCAGGTTGGCACTGACTGCCTGTCGTTTGAAGAGGTATATGCCCAGTGGCTGGAGTGCCGTGACCTGTCGGCTGCACAGCTCAAGGCGTTGCCCAAGCGCTTCGAGCAGTGGCCCCGGCAGCCGCGTATCGTGCCGGTGATCTGGGCCGAGGCGGGTGAGGAACTGGCCCTGCGCGCGACCCTCGACAGCCTTGCTGCGCAGTCCTGGTCCGCGGCCGGCTGCTGGCTGCTGGCGCCGGCGGCGCTGGAATTGGTGGGCCACCCGGTCGCGGTTGAACGCATGCTCGTGCAGGGCAATGGCCTGGCCCAGCTGCAGGCGCGCCTGGCGCGTGCCGACGATGCCGACTGGATCCTGCTGCTGCGCGCTGGCGACCGCCTGGTGCCCCATGCTCTGGCGATCATGGGCGAGCGCATGGCACTTCGCGAGCGGGCCTGCATCTATGTCGACGAAGGTAGCCATGACGGGCTGCGCCCGACAACACCCATCTTCAAGCCGGACTTCAACCTCGACCTGATGCGCAGCCTGCCGTATGTAGGGCGCGTACTGGCATTCAACTGTGCCGCTCTGCGCGAGGTCGGCGGCTTCGACCCGGACTTCGATACCCTTGCACCCCACGACCTGCTGTGGCGCCTGGCGGAACGCCAGGGCCTGCAGGTCATCGAGCACATCGACGAACTTCTGGTGCATTGCCAGCACGACTTTGGCCAGTGGCTGCACGACCCGCGCTGCACACAGCAGGCGCCACGCGTGGTGCGGGCCCATCTGCAGCGGCTGGGCGTCGATGCCGAGGTTGTCGGTGCCGAAGGCATGTCATTGTGCCAGGTGGCGTACCGGCACCCGGAGCAAGCCCTGGTCTCGATCCTGGTTACGCTCGGGGAAGATCTGAGCGCGGCGATGCGTTGTGTCGAGTCTCTGTTCGAACACACCCGGTATGGCCATTTCGAGGTGCTGCTGATCGCCTCGCCGGATACGCCTGCCGACCTGCGTCAATGGCTGCAGGCCATGCAGGGGCTGGGCAGCAGCCAATTGCGGGTGATCGAAGTGGACAGCGGCAGCCAGCTGGCGCAGTTGAACCAGGCCAGCGAGGCTGCCCGTGGCGACTACCTTCTGATGCTCGACAGCGCCTGCGCCGCCTTCGACCGGTCCTGGCTGGAGCAGTTGATGGCCCAGGCCCAGCGCCCGGAGGTCGGCGTGGCGGCGCCCAAACTATGTACCCAAAGCGGCGAGATCTTTGGCGCCGGGCTGGTCCTGGGGCTGCATGGCGGCGTCAGCAGCCCGTTCGTTGGCATGCCGGCCGACAGCGGCGGCTACATGCTCCGGCTCAATGCCGTGCAGAACTGGAGCGCGCTGAGCCTGGACTGCCTGCTGGTGCGCCGCGAGCTGTTCGCCACGCTGGGCGGTTTCGATGTGCAGGGCCTCAAGGGCGGCCTGCAGGACGCCGACCTCTGCCTGCGCATCCGCGAACAAGGCTATCTGGCGGTGTGGACGCCCCATGCGGTGCTCGTTCGCTTCGCTTCGACCCGCGACGTGCGGACCAACAGCCAGCGCAAGGTAATGGACAAGGACATCTTCCATGAACGCTGGTTGGCCAAGGTTGCCCGCGACCCCGCCTACAACCGCAACCTGAGCCTGAAGATGGCCAGTTTCAACCTTGATGCCGGACAGCGTAGTGGCTGGGACCCGTTCATCAGCCGTGTGCTGCCGTCGGTGTTGGCGTTGCCGATCAACACCTCGGCGGTTGGTCACTACCGGGTGGCACAGCCGTTCACCGAGCTGGAACGCGCTGGCTGGATCCAGGGGCGGCTTGATTACAGTACCCCGGAGATGATCGAGATCGAGCGCGAGAAGCCCGATGTGATGATCTTGCAGTGTCGCTACACGGTCAATTCGATCGATGAAATGACGCGCTTCAAGCGCCTGTCGAACGCCCGGCGCATCTACGAGATCGACGACTACATCATCGAGGTGCCGGAAAAGAACGCCCATGCGCGGAACATACCGGCCAACATGCGCGAGCTGGTCACCCAGGGTATTGCCTTGTGCGACCGCGTGGTGGTGTCGACCCAGCCGTTGGCCGATGCACTGTCGAGCATGCACCACGATATCCGGGTAGTCCCCAACATGCTCGCCGCCCCGCTGTGGGCCGGGCTGGCCAGCGAGCGCCAGACTAGCGCGCGGCCGCGTGTGGGTTGGGCGGGGGGCACCAGCCACCGGGGCGATCTTGAGCTGTTGCTGGACGTCATCAAGACCCTGGCCGACGAGGTCGACTGGGTATTCTTCGGCATGTGCCCGGATGCCCTGAGGCCTTATGTGAAGGAATTCCACAAAGGCGTGCCCTTGGCGTTGTACCCGCAGAAGCTGGCCAGTCTCAACCTCGACCTGGCACTGGCACCGCTCGAACAGAACCTGTTCAACGACTGCAAGAGCAACTTGCGCCTGCTTGAGTATGGTGCGTGCGGCTTCCCGGTTATCTGCACCGACACCAAGGCCTATGACGGCTACCTGCCTTGCACACGGGTGCGCAACAACACCTCGGAACAGTGGCTGGATGCGATCCGCATGCACCTGGCCGACCCCCAGGCCAGCTACCGCCAGGGTGATGCCCTGCGTGAGGCGGTGCTGCGGGACTACGTATTGATGCCGCAACATTTGCAGCAATGGGCGAATGCCTGGCTGGCGGATTGA